One Cervus canadensis isolate Bull #8, Minnesota chromosome 12, ASM1932006v1, whole genome shotgun sequence DNA window includes the following coding sequences:
- the LOC122450939 gene encoding 60S ribosomal protein L10-like: MSLSTTLDRIVISILLIKKAAAKRDFVICTTYLVDIKADIKTKVYWRQLFLVGIHDWPAVSQSRLQTGMRGAFGKPQGTVARVHIGQVIMSIRTKLQNKEHVIEALRRAKFKFPGRQKIHISKKWGFTKFNADEFENMVAEKRLIPDGCGVKYIPNRGPLDKWRALNS, translated from the coding sequence ATGAGCCTTTCAACAACTCTTGACAGAATTGTTATCTCTATTTTACTTATAAAAAAGGCTGCAGCTAAAAGAGATTTTGTAATTTGCACTACCTACTTGGTTGACATAAAGGCTGACATTAAAACCAAGGTCTATTGGAGACAACTCTTCCTAGTGGGCATTCATGACTGGCCTGCTGTTTCTCAATCTAGACTCCAGACAGGTATGCGTGGTGCCtttggaaagccccagggcacagtggccagGGTCCACATTGGCCAGGTCATAATGTCCATCCGCACCAAGCTGCAGAACAAGGAGCATGTGATTGAAGCCCTCCGCCgggccaagttcaagttccctggcCGTCAGAAGATCCACATCTCCAAGAAGTGGGGATTTACCAAGTTCAATGCGGATGAATTTGAGAACATGGTGGCAGAAAAGCGACTCATCCCGGACGGCTGTGGGGTCAAATACATCCCTAATCGTGGTCCCCTGGACAAATGGCGGGCCCTGAACTCATGA